The Photobacterium sanguinicancri genome includes the window GCCGCGCAGAAATGTTAGCTGAACTTATGCGTTACCGTCATGGCATTGCGATTGCAGGTACGCATGGTAAAACGACCACGACAGCGCTAGTGACGCAGATTTATTCAGAAGCAGGATTAGATCCAACGTTTGTTAACGGTGGATTAGTGAAAAGTGCAGGAACGAATGCACGTTTAGGTTGCAGCCGTTACTTGATAGCAGAAGCGGATGAAAGTGATGCTTCTTTCTTGCACCTGCAGCCAATGGTGAGTGTTGTCACTAATATTGAAGCTGATCATATGGAAACGTATGGCGGTGATTTTGAAGTCTTAAAACAGACGTTTATCGACTTCCTGCATAATTTACCGTTTTATGGCTTGGCCGTAGTGTGTATCGATGATCCTGTGGTACGTGAATTATTGCCACGTATTGGTCGCCAAGTGATTACCTATGGTTTTGCTGACGATGCCGATGTGCGTCTACTGAATTATCGTCAAACAGGCCAACAAGGGCATTTTACGATTGCACGCCAAGGCAAACCGAGTCTTGATATTACCTTGAATGTTCCTGGTAAACACAATGCCTTGAATGCGACGGCTGCAGTTGCTGTTGCGACAGAAGAAGGCGTTGATGATAGTGCGATTATTCGCGCATTAGTTGAATTCCAAGGCACTGGTCGTCGTTTTGATCACTTAGGTGAGTTCGAGAGCGGGAATGGCAAGGTGATGCTAGTCGATGATTACGGTCATCATCCAAGCGAAGTTGATGTCACTATTCAGGCAGCTCGCGCCGGTTGGGAAGATAAGCGCTTAGTGATGATCTTCCAACCGCATCGTTATAGCCGCACCCGCGATTTGTACGAAGATTTTGCGAATGTGCTTGAGCAAGTTGATGTATTGGTGATGTTAGATGTTTACTCTGCTGGTGAAACGCCGATTGCAGGGGCTGACGGCCGCGCACTGTGTAGAACAATCCGTGGTCGAGGCAAAATAGACCCTATTTTTGTTCCAACTATTGAGGCGCTACCTGCCGCTTTAGCAAATATTATTGCTGAAGATGACTTGGTGCTGACGCAAGGTGCTGGTGATGTGGGTAAAGTAGCCCGCCAACTAGCAGAAATGCAGCTAAATGTTGCAACCATGCGTGAAGCGTGATTTTTAGCGCATATAACTGAGAATGTAGACCTTTTTATTGCAAAGTTTTCATCATTGAAATAGATATGAACTCAGAGTCGGCATTAAATTAACCAACAAATGTTGGAGAGTTACGGCTTGGTCGGTATAATCGACCAACTTTGCTCAAAAATCATTTATTCAAGTTGAATTAGCGTGTCGAGCATAGGTCTACACATTAATAGGTAAGGTTTTTGGCGAAATGACGGACGTAGTCAAAAAAAGCGTATTTTTAGCTTCGCCGCTACCCACTAAGCATTTAGGGGGCGTCGCTTTTTTTATTGCCGTTATCGTGTTTATTGCATGGTTGCTGAGTGCTGCATTGAGCTGGATGACAGATGCTAATCGTCTCCCGCTTTCGCAGCTCATCATCCAAGGTGAGTTAAAGCATTTAACCACCAATGATGTTCGGCAAGCCATTTTGCAGCTCGACCATTTGGGTACATTTATGACCCAAGATATTGAAAGTCTGCAAAGTGCTTTGGAATCTCTACCTTGGGTTGCCCATGCGTCAGTGCGAAAGCAGTGGCCAGAAACGGTAAAGGTTTATTTGCTAGAACATCAACCTGCAGCCATTTGGAATCAGGATAATCTGGTCAATATGAACGGTGAGGTGTTTTATGCTGATGCCAATCAGGTAGCTGACTTAGCATTAGTGCACTTATCTGGACCTGATGGCAGTAGCCAGCAACTCTTAGCTGCATTGGATGAAATGCAACCAAGGTTACAGCTTGCGGGCTTTGAAATTGATACGCTTATCTTAAATGAACGCCGAGCTTGGCGTGTTGAGTTAACTAATGGTATTCGGTTAGAGCTAGGTCGAAAAACACGAATGGAGCGTTTAGAACGTTTCATTAGCTTATACCCTGAGATAGAAATGCAGGGTAAAGCAATAGAGTACGTAGATTTACGGTACGATATTGGTGCGGCTGTAGGCTGGAAAACGATACCGAAAGAATAAGAGCGTGCGCGAATGACTAAGGCAACAGATAAAAAACTCATAGTTGGCCTTGATATCGGTACTTCCAAAGTTTGTGCTTTGGTTGGGGAAGTGCTGCCAGACAGTAATGTCAACGTTATTGGTGTTGGTAGCAGCCCGTCTCGCGGTATGGACAAAGGCGGAGTCAATGATCTTGAATCTGTCGTTAAGTCTGTTCAGCGCGCTGTCGATAAAGCGGCTTTGATGGCAGATTGTGAAATTGATTCAGTCTACTTGTCGCTATCTGGCAAACATATTCGTTGCCAGACAGAAAAAGGCATGGTGCCTATTTCTGACAAAGAGGTAACGCAAGATGACGTCGATAGTGTTATTCATACGGCGAAATCAGTAAAAATTAGCGATGAACATCGAACTTTACATGTAATTCCTCAGGAATTTGCTATTGATTATCAAGAGGGAATTAAAAATCCTGTTGGTTTATCTGGCGTTCGGATGGAAGCGAGTGTTCATTTGATTACCTGTCACAACGATATGGCGCGTAACATTGTTAAAGCGGTAGAGCGTTGTGGCTTAAAAGTGGATCAACTGATCTTTTCCGGTTTAGCGGCAAGTCATGCGGTATTAACCGCAGATGAGCGTGAACTGGGTGTCTGCGTAGTCGATATTGGCGGCGGCACTATGGACATAGCTTTCTGGACTGGCGGTGCTTTACGCCATGCAGAAGTGATCCCTTATGCGGGTAATGTTGTCACCAGCGACATTGCTTATGCTTTCGGTACACCTCCGGGTGATGCTGAAGAAATTAAAGTTAAATATGGCTGTGCACTCAGCGAGTTAGTTAGCAAAGACGCCAAGGTTGATGTACCTAGTGTTGGTGGCCGACCATCGCGTAGCTTGCAGAGCCAGACCCTAGCGGAAGTGATTGAACCTCGCTATAGCGAATTATTAGGTTTAGTTAATCAGAGGCTAGTAGAGATCCAAGAACAATTGCGTAATGCGGGCGTAAAACACCACTTAGCAGCAGGCATTGTTTTAACGGGTGGCGCGGCACAAATTGAAGGGCTTAATGAGTGTGCGGAACGTGTGTTCCAAAACCAAGTCCGAATTGGCCAACCACTTGAGCTAAGTGGATTAACAGATTATGTGCAAGCACCGCATTATGCGACAGCAGTGGGTTTGCTGCACTACGGAAAGGATAATCAATCGTTTAACGATAGCGAAGTAGAGCCAAAACGTTCAGTTTCGGGTTTATTTTCTAAAGTGAGCGGCTGGTTTAAAAAAGAATTTTAAAACCTGATGCGAACAGGAATAACGGAGAGAACAAATGTTTGAACCGATGATGGAAATCTCTGACGAAGCGGTAATCAAGGTCATTGGCGTTGGCGGCGGCGGCGGTAATGCTGTCGATCACATGGTTCGTGAATCAATTGAAGGTGTTGAGTTCATCACCGTTAATACCGATGCACAAGCACTGCGTAAATCGAGTGTAAGCACTGTGATTCAAATCGGTGGCGATATCACTAAAGGTCTAGGTGCGGGTGCAAACCCACAAGTAGGTCGTGATTCGGCGCTGGAAGACCGTGAAGCTATCAAGAATGAACTGCAAGGTTCAGACATGATCTTCATTGCGGCAGGTATGGGTGGCGGTACTGGTACTGGTGCGGCTCCAATCATTGCTGAAGTGGCAAAAGAACTGGGTATTCTTACAGTAGCGGTGGTGACTAAACCATTTAGCTTCGAAGGTAAGAAACGTATGGCATTTGCAGAGCAGGGCATCGAGGAGCTTTCTAAGCACGTCGATTCTCTTATCACAATTCCAAACGAGAAATTACTGAAAGTTCTTGGCCGTGGTATCACGCTACTGGACGCTTTTGCGAAAGCAAATGACGTGCTTAAGAATGCGGTTCAAGGTATTGCTGAGCTAATTACACGCCCCGGTATGATCAATGTCGATTTCGCTGATGTACGTACAGTGATGTCGGAAATGGGTCATGCAATGATGGGTAGTGGTATGGCTGTCGGTGATGATCGTGCTGAAGAAGCGGCTGAAATGGCTATTTCTAGCCCGCTACTTGAAGATATTGATCTTGCTGGTGCTCGTGGTGTTCTTGTTAACATTACAGCAGGCATGGATATGCGTCTTGATGAGTTTGAAACTGTGGGTAACACAGTGAAAGCATTCGCATCAGATAACGCAACCGTTGTTATCGGTACGTCACTTGATCCTGAAATGACAGACGAACTACGCGTAACTGTTGTTGCGACAGGTATTGGTAAAGAAAGTAAGCCAGATATTACATTGGTGACAACCTCTAAACCTGCGCCTGCTGTTGCCTCTTCACAAGAGAAGGCTGCAGTATCTGCGATTGAAGAACAGCCTAAAGCGGCTCCTTTAACGCAAAGCAACTCTGTTGAATCGCCAGCATCGTCGTCATCTTCTGCGGCTACAGCGCCAAAAGCGTCACCGCAAAGTGAACATGACTACCTTGATATCCCTGCGTTTTTACGTCAGCAAGCTGATTAAACAACGTAAATTGTTTGGGATATGACCAGATGAGTGGTAACATCAGCCCCCATTGCCTATTATGTGATAGGGCAGTGGGTGTTTTTGGCTTTCATAAGTTGAGAGAAATTAGATGATCAGACAACGTACATTGAAAAGCATTGTCCAAACTACTGGTGTGGGTCTCCACTCTGGTCGTAAAGTCACGCTTATTCTACGCCCTGCTGCGGCGAATACGGGTGTGATCTATCGTCGTACTGACTTAAATCCACCAGTGGATTTTCCTGCTAATGCAGACTCGGTGCGCGATACTATGCTGTGTACAGCCCTTGTGAATGACGAAGGCGTACGTATCTCAACCGTTGAGCACTTAAACGCTGCGCTTGCAGGTATGGGTATCGATAATGTGATTATCGAAGTAGATGCGCCTGAAATTCCTATTATGGATGGCAGTGCGAGCCCATTTATTTACTTGCTACAGTCTGCAGGTATCGACACGTTGAATGCGCCAAAACGCTTTTTACGTATCAAGAAAACTGTTCGCGTAGAAGATGGCGATAAATGGGCAGAGTTACGTCCATATAACGGTTTCCGTTTAGACTTCGCTATTGAATTCAATCACCCTGCGATTGATTCTGAACAGCAGCGTTTATTGTTAGATTTTTCTAGCCAATCATTCGTAAAAGACATTAGTCGTGCACGTACTTTTGGTTTCATGCACGATATCGAATACCTACAATCGCAAAACTTATGTTTAGGCGGTAGTTTCGATAACGCAATTGTATTAGACCAGTACCGTATTCTTAATGAAGACGGTCTGCGCTTTGATAACGAGTTAGTGACACACAAAGTATTGGATGCCATTGGTGACCTTTATATGTGCGGTCACAATATTGTGGGTGAAATGGCTGCATATAAGTCAGGTCACGCATTAAACAATAAACTATTGCGTGCAGTGTTAGCTGATCAAGAAGCTTACGAGTGGACAACCTATCAAGATGAGAAAGATTCACCCGTTACTTTGGCTCAGCCTGGTATGGTATTAGCGTAATACGTTAATTCTTTTCATCGAACGAATTTAAAAACGCCAGACATTGTCTGGCGTTTTTGTATCTGTTGTTTGTGATTATTTTTAATAGCTAAACACGGCTTAAATTATTCTGACTGGCGACGTTTAGCTAATGCAGCAATGCGCTCTAACCGAGCTTTTACTTTATCTGGTGCGTGCTGAGCGGTATAGAGTAGATAACCAGCAGCTTTTTCTGTAATGGGTTTTCGTACTATATCCGGTAATTTTTGTTGTTTACGTTCAGCATCAGCGGCGAGGTTGGGGTTAACCTTGATATCAATTTGTATAAGCTGTGGCAGTAAATGCTCTCGTAGCTTATTTATCAAACTATTTCTTTCAAAGTTTAGGCGCATTGACCAACTGGCCGATGAAACTTCAATGATCAGTGTTTGCTGACGGTAATTACTGACACGGCAATGGGCTGCACAATTTAAGTGCTGTTTAACGGCTTCATTTAATTTAGCCAGTGCTACGGCACGTTGCTGGATATTGCCAAGTGTGGAGTCATCCAATAGGTGAGCCGGTGTTTGTGGGCGATGATCTCTCATAACTCTCGCTTAAATATCCGTTATTAATAATAGAATAAATGCCACTATTGTGGGCTGACACCTAATTTTCGCATATGAAAAACTAGACTCCAGCTTTAACCATAGGCGACTTAAGTATTATGGCTTATTATATCATTCAAGTGGGTTGGCGGGGACGCTAGTATCAAGGCTTTGCTTGGTTAATATTTTCGTTTTGTGGGGATATCTACTTCGGTGTTTAACCTATAGAATGACTTTGTTTGACTGTGCCCCTTGAAACTGAAATAAAGTGCCACAATATCCAATAGTAAGCATTAACTTGGCCTTATTTGCTGCACATTGTGCACGGCTCTGTTGAGTAGGGATAGGATATCCCTGTGACAACCTGATCCTTTGATTCAGAGGCCTATTGCGCTGAATCTACATAACTTAGAGAAACGGCATCACCATGTTATCAAAACTACTGACAAAAATTATCGGTAGCCGTAACGACCGCACTCTGCGTCGTTTGCGCAAAATCGTCGATCAAATCAATAAATTAGAACCTCAATTTGACAGCCTGTTAGATGAAGAGCTTAAGGCCAAGACGGTCGAGTTCCGTGAGCGTATCGAACAAGGTGAAAATCTAGACCAACTACTACCAGAAGCATTTGCTACTGTTCGCGAAGCATCAAAACGTGTATTCGGTATGCGTCACTTTGATGTTCAGCTCATTGGTGGCATGGTGTTGAACAACTGCCAGATTGCAGAAATGCGCACTGGTGAAGGTAAAACGCTAACAGCAACACTACCAGCCTACCTTAATGCTCTAACGGGTAAAGGCGTTCACATCGTTACAGTGAATGATTACCTAGCGGCACGTGATGCCGAAACAAACCGCGCACTATTTGAATTCCTAGGTATGACTGTTGGCGTTAACGTGCCAAACATGCCGCCTCAAGCGAAGAAAGAAGCGTACCAAGCGGATGTACTTTACGGTACAAATAATGAGTTTGGTTTCGATTACCTGCGTGACAACATGGCATTCCGTCCGGAAGATCGTGTTCAACGTGAGCGTTTCTTTGCGGTTGTCGATGAAGTGGATTCCATCTTAATCGATGAAGCGCGTACGCCATTGATTATTTCAGGTCCAGCCGAAGACAGCTCTGAGCTTTACACTAAGATCAATACATTGATCCCTCTGTTAGTGAAGCAAGATAAAGAAGACAGTGAAGAGTACCGCGGTGACGGCCACTACACAGTCGACGAAAAATCGAAGCAAGCGCATTTAACTGAAACAGGCCAAGAGTTTGTTGAAGAGCTACTACAAAAAAATGGCTTGATGGAAGAAGGTGATACGCTTTACTCCCCTGCCAACATTAGCTTGCTACACCACGTGAACGCGGCTCTGCGTGCTCATGTGCTGTTTGAACGTGATGTTGATTACATCGTAAAAGATGATGAAGTCATCATCGTCGATGAGCATACTGGCCGTACTATGCCGGGTCGTCGCTGGTCTGAAGGTTTGCATCAAGCTGTTGAAGCAAAAGAAGGTGCAAAAATTCAGAACGAGAACCAAACTCTCGCTTCTATTACTTTCCAGAACTTCTTCCGCTTGTACGAAAAACTGTCTGGTATGACAGGTACGGCTGATACTGAAGCATTCGAATTCAAGTCAATCTACAACCTTGAAACCGTTGTAATGCCAACCAATAAGCCAATGATCCGTGATGACATGGGTGATTTGGTTTACATGACTGAGCAAGAAAAATTTGGCGCGATTGCTGAAGATATCAAAGAACGCGTAGAGAAAGGTCAGCCAGTGTTGGTTGGTACAGTTTCGATTGAAAAATCAGAACTGCTATCTAATGCATTGAAAAAAGAAGGCATCAAGCATGAAGTGCTTAATGCTAAATTCCATGAAAAAGAAGCTGATATTGTTGCGAATGCTGGTCAGTCAGGTGCGGTAACTATCGCAACTAACATGGCAGGTCGTGGTACCGATATCGTATTGGGCGGTCACTGGCAGAGTGAACTTGCGCAGATAGAAGAGCCAACTGAAGCGCAAATTGCCGACATTAAAGCGAAGTGGAAAGTACGCCACGATGCTGTACTTACGTCGGGCGGTTTACATATTATTGGTACTGAGCGTCATGAATCTCGCCGTATCGATAATCAGCTACGCGGTCGTTCTGGTCGTCAAGGTGATGCGGGCTCATCTCGTTTCTACTTGTCGATGGAAGATGGCCTGATGCGTATTTTCGCTTCAGATCGTGTTTCTGGCATGATGAAAAAACTGGGTATGGAAGAAGGCGAAGCGATCGAGCACCCTTGGGTGACTAAGGCTATCGAGAACGCACAACGTAAAGTTGAAGGCCGTAACTTCGATATTCGTAAGCAATTGCTTGAGTTTGATGACGTTGCCAATGATCAACGTAAAGTGGTTTATGAGTTGCGTGATGAATTAATGAATGCTGAAGATATCAGCGACATGATTTCACAAAACCACCATGACGTACTAACGTCAGTCTTTGAGCAATATGTGCCAGCACAATCACTTGAAGAAATGTGGGATATTCAAGGCCTTGAAGAGCGTCTAAAAGCAGACTTCGATCTAGCGTTACCTATTCAGGAATGGCTAGATAGCGAAGAGAAGCTTTACGAAGAAGCGTTACGTGAGCGTATCATCGAGCAAGCTGTTGCTATTTACCAACAGAAAGAAGAAGTTGTAGGTGCGCCAGTACTACGCAACTTCGAGAAAACGGTAATGCTGCAAAACCTCGATATGTTGTGGAAAGAACACTTGGCGGCGATGGATCATCTGCGTCAAGGTATCCACCTACGTGGTTACGCCCAGAAAAACCCGAAACAAGAATACAAGCGTGAATCTTTTGAGTTATTTGAAGAGATGCTTGAAAGCCTGAAATCGGACGTGATTGCGATTCTGAGCCGTGTACGTGTTCAACAGCAAGAAGATGTTGATCGTATTGAAGAAGAACGTCGTCAACAAGCTGAAGAGCTTGCTCGTCGTCAGCAATTCCAGCATCAAAATGCGGAAAATCAAATTGCAGATGAAAGTACGAGTGATGAAGAAGGCGCGGGCACTTTCCAGCGTGAAGAGCGTAAAGTGGGCCGTAACGAGCCTTGCCCATGTGGTTCAGGTAAAAAATACAAACAGTGTCACGGTAAAATCAATTAATTGATAAACTATGCTCACTAAAAAGAAAAGGTCGCTGATGCGGCCTTTTTTATAAATATAAAATAGCGATCTTCAGCTAGAGAAGAGAGCAATGGAACAAAGAGAAGTCAGAATGGATAAGCAACAACTATGGATCTCGGCAGGGATCATTCTTAATGCTCAACAAGATAAAGTGTTTATTACTCAGCGTGCGGCTAAAGCCCATCAAGGTGGATTCTGGGAATTTGCTGGCGGAAAAGTAGAGCAGAATGAAACGGCTGAGCAAGCAGTGATCCGTGAGCTTCATGAAGAGGTGGGGATCGATGTGACTGAGTTAGTGCATTTTCTTTCTTTGGCTCATGATTACCCTGATAAGTCGCTTAAGTTTGATTTCTTTTTGGTGACGGATTTTGTTGGTGATGCTTATGGCAAAGAAGGTCAGCCGGGTAAATGGGTTGATATTTCTGCATTGAATCCTAATGATTTCCCTGAAGCCAATGCTGTTGTACTTGATAAGTTGCAGCTGCGTGTAATGAGCTAATACTGCGTTATATAAGTAGTTGATGACTCTTGTTGGTTAAAATTACCGAGAGCGATGTTGTAGCTTTCGTCGTTAATGTACTCGCTTGATGTCAATTTCAGCTAAAAGAAAAGGCGCATCATGCGCCTTTTTTTACGTATCTTAATCGATAATTAATAGTTCATATCTTCTGACCAGCCATCAGAGTCTGATAAATCTGGTGCACCAGGAATAGCTTTTTCTTCTTCTGCCCATTCACCTAAATCAATTAATTGGCAACGCTTAGAGCAAAATGGACGATAGGCACTTTTTTCATTCCATTCTACATCTGCTTTACAAGATGGACATTTAACAATTGTCGGTGCGCTTGGTTGTGACACGGGCTGACCTCAGCAAATAGCAAGTTTAAATTCAATGGTATCGGCAATCGGTGCACCATCCTCAAATGGGATGAAGCGGATCGAAAAGCGATTACGATGCCCTGATATCATAGGGTATACACCGTAGCTCGGGCAAATTTGAATGCGCAATAAACATGCATCATCGGCATCGTGCTGAAAGAACCCACCACGAGCGACCTGCGGTTGAAATTGACCTTGTTCACGCGTTAGGCGTAACCAAAGCAGTAAAGCATTGGATATCTCAGATATTGCCTCTAGCCAATTGGTCATATCGCTTTGCTTGTGTACCAAGGGTAAATGCAGCCAATGGTGCAGTGCGGGTAAATCAAAGCAGCAACTACCACCCGGGATTGAAAAGCGTTGCTTGATCCCACAAAGAAAGCGATCGTTACGTAATTCTTGACCTAAACGTGATGCTGTCATCAGCTGGCGTTGCATTAGCTCGAGTTTATCCAGTAGCGTTAAAAGGGCTTGTTGGTCAACCCCTGGTACATCTAGCCAACGCTTAAGCTTGCTCGCTTGGTGGGTCAAATCTTTCGCTAACTCTGCTTTAAGCTGAATTTGCTCTAGGATCTCTAATAAATCAAACAGTGCTCGAAAGAATATTTGGTGTTGCCAGTGATCCGTTTTTTGGCAAGAAGACTGCATCTGGCGAATGAGGTATTCCAGTCGCAGGTAAATTCGCACTTTTTCGTTGAGCGGATGTTCAAAATTATTTGTCTGCATAAGGTCGGTCATCTGCTGAGTTATCCATAACGTATTAAAGCGTTATTGGTAACGTTGGCTCAATTCGAGATAGTGATGATGCAATTGCGCCACTTTATCGGGTAAGGCGCTGCTATCACCATTATTACTAATAATGTCATCGGCTGCGGCGTTGCGCTCTTTCCTTGAGGCTTGCGCGGCCAATATGTTTTTTACTTGCTCTTCGCTAACGAGATCGCGCTGTAAAGTACGTTCAATTTGCACGGACTCTTCTACATCTACGACCAATAAACGGTGAGCTAAAGACTGTAAGTTATTCTCAACCATTAGCGGAATAACCAGTAAGCAATAGGCTGATTGGCTATTATCTATTTTCGTCAGCATGCGTTGACGAATTAAGGGGTGTAACAGTTCATCTAACCAGCTTTTTAATCGTGGTTGAGAGAAAATTAACTCTCTTAACTTACTACGGTTTAATTGGCCGTCTGTCAGTAAGATGTCAGCACCAAGTTTTAGTTCAATGGCAATTAACCCTTCGCTGCCAGGTTCAACAACTTCACGTGCAATTACATCTGCATCAATAAGATCAATACCATATTGGGCAAATAGATTTGCAACTGTGGTTTTACCACTGCCAATGCCACCGGTAAGGCCTACAACCATCGTCATTTTTACAGTCCTAAGTAGCTTGTCAGATACCAATCAATAATCTGGGTTCCCCACAGCATGCTGACCCAACCCGCCATTGCTAGGTAAGGGCCAAAGGAGAATGGTGCTTGGGTATCTGATTTCTGAATTTTCATTAAGATAATGCCACAGATTGCACCAATTAACGAAGATAGTAAGATCACAAAGGGTAATGATTGCCAACCTAACCATGCACCAAGTGCCGCAAGTAGCTTGAAATCACCGTATCCCATCCCTTCCTTACCGGTCAGTAGCTTAAAGCACCAGTACAAACTCCAAAGTGACAGATAACCAAACATGGCGCCAATCAGGGCGTCTTCAATGGAAACCGGACTTATTCCTAACACCGCCAGCATTAAGCCTGCCCACATGAGTGGCAGGGTGAGTTGATCAGGTAGCAGCATTTTATCGATATCGATAAAAGTTAATGCGATTAAAGTGAAAGTGAAAAAGATCACTGCGATCGACCATTCTGATGGTGGTAGCAGTAAGGCCACCGTTGCTGTCAATGCGGCTGTGAGTAATTCCACTAAAGGATAGCGTGCACTGATAGGGTGCTGGCAGTGGCGGCAGCGGCCTTTTAGCCACAACCAACTGAATATCGGAATATTATCTTTCGCCGTAATGAGCTCGCTACAGTTTGGGCAGCGTGAGCGCGGTACACTCAGGTTGAATGCCGGTTGTTTTTCCGCTGTTTTGTCTTTTTCTTCACCAGTACCATCACCTTGTTGAAACTCAGGGAAACAGTCAATACAGTCACGTTTCCACTCACGTTCCATCATGATGGGTAAACGGTAAATCACCACATTTAAGAAGCTGCCGATTAATAAGCCGAAAAGGGCGGCGAATGCAGGGTAAAGCCAAGGGTAATAAGTCAGCAGTTCCATGATGAAATCTCTAGTCAATCTATGAGGTTATTGTAACGTGAACGCGAGGAGGATCGCGAGTATTCAAGGCGTTAGCATCAATATACTCGCAAGTTAGGTCGAAAGTGTTAGCGAAGGCGTTAGCCCATAACACTCATCAGGGTGAATATTGGCATATACATAGCTACTAATAGTCCACCGATGAGCCCACCAAGGATAATAATGATCAAAGGCTCAATGATTTTACCTAGGTTATCGACCGTATTATCGACATCGCTCTCATATAAACTGGCAATCTTATTGAGCATGTCATCCAATGAACCAGATTCTTCGCCGATCATGACCATTTGTAGCATCAGTTCGGGAAACTCATTGCATTGGCGTAAAGACAGATACAGAGGCATGCCAGCAGCCGCGGCGGTATGGGCTTGTTCGACCGCTCGCTGAATATGTAAGTTCCCTGCTGTTTTTCCCGCGGATTGCAGCCCTGATAGCAAGGGAATACCCGCGGTAAAGGTGGTGGCGAGCGTTCGAGCAAATCGCGCAATGGTGGCTTTCATAAACACGGTGCCCAGAATGGGAAAGCGTAAGCTCCACCGACTGACGGTAAGTTGAATACGAGGGGACTTTTTATAACTGAAAGTGAATATGATGATCGCAGCAATTAAGGATACTGAAATAAGTAATCCATTGGAAGTGAGTAGATCTGAAGCCTTAATCACCTGGCGAGTAAACCAAGGTAACTGCGCACCAAAACTATGGAAGATGTCGGCAAATTGCGGGATCACAAACACCAGCATCATCACAGTGACGATAATGGCAGTTAGGGTCACCATGCCTGGATAAATCATGGCTTTAATCACTTTTTTGCGCATTGCCTCGTGCTTTTCCCTGTATGTGGCAAGGCGTTCAAATATTTGTCCTAAATGCCCCGTTTCTTCACCTGTTGCGATTAAATCACAATAAAAATTGTCAAATAAAGGCGAGCTGGTATGCAGTGCTTTTGACAGTGAAGCGCCTGCTTCGACTTG containing:
- a CDS encoding type II secretion system F family protein; this encodes MKQVSKLRYYHWRGTNSSGRKVSGVIVGFQEQEAREKLLEQRIQVKKIKRRNPSTFARMKNKMEASDVTAVTRQLATMIESGVPVVQSLKLIAESHQKSEVRATLTQVNKQVEAGASLSKALHTSSPLFDNFYCDLIATGEETGHLGQIFERLATYREKHEAMRKKVIKAMIYPGMVTLTAIIVTVMMLVFVIPQFADIFHSFGAQLPWFTRQVIKASDLLTSNGLLISVSLIAAIIIFTFSYKKSPRIQLTVSRWSLRFPILGTVFMKATIARFARTLATTFTAGIPLLSGLQSAGKTAGNLHIQRAVEQAHTAAAAGMPLYLSLRQCNEFPELMLQMVMIGEESGSLDDMLNKIASLYESDVDNTVDNLGKIIEPLIIIILGGLIGGLLVAMYMPIFTLMSVMG